From Brassica oleracea var. oleracea cultivar TO1000 chromosome C3, BOL, whole genome shotgun sequence, a single genomic window includes:
- the LOC106330799 gene encoding glutathione S-transferase T3-like — MDYNPYTSGYNFSDLLQSQTGFGSSEAPGFGTQQNPDCNLGAETPVERRECKKWTSSDDILLITSWLNTSKDPVTGNEQRSGAFWNRIAAYFEASQSAECERREPMHCKHQWQKNNEAVCKFSGSFEAETREKTSGQNETDVLKKAHEIYYNNHKKKFNLEHAWRELRYDQKWCSLSSSRDVGSSKRGSLTTLPNQKHLKRLKARRPSVMKATLVPWV; from the coding sequence TTTGGTTCATCAGAAGCTCCTGGATTTGGAACTCAACAGAACCCGGATTGCAACCTCGGTGCAGAGACCCCTGTAGAGCGCCGTGAATGCAAGAAATGGACCAGCTCAGATGACATTTTGCTCATCACCTCATGGTTAAACACGAGCAAAGATCCAGTCACGGGTAATGAGCAAAGATCAGGCGCTTTCTGGAATAGAATAGCGGCCTACTTTGAGGCAAGCCAGTCTGCAGAGTGCGAACGGAGAGAGCCGATGCATTGTAAGCATCAGTGGCAGAAGAACAACGAAGCTGTGTGCAAGTTCTCTGGCTCGTTCGAGGCTGAAACAAGGGAGAAGACCAGTGGACAAAATGAGACTGATGTTCTAAAAAAAGCGCATGAGATCTACTACAATAACCATAAGAAGAAGTTCAACCTTGAGCATGCGTGGAGGGAGTTGCGCTATGACCAGAAATGGTGCTCTCTTTCAAGCTCTAGAGACGTTGGAAGCTCAAAAAGAGGAAGTTTGACGACGCTACCGAATCAGAAACATCTCAAGCGACTGAAAGCAAGACGTCCGAGTGTGATGAAGGCAACACTCGTCCCCTGGGTGTGA